The following coding sequences are from one Cryptococcus deuterogattii R265 chromosome 1, complete sequence window:
- a CDS encoding cytochrome P450 monooxygenase pc-2 produces MKGGRFLLPALFKTLILPPLIAALFTHHFPSLSLSLTALIYLISLPALYVFRSYVSLVTSSRRAAALGAVDIPRVKGAWPLNIDVLLNWAKSGTEEEVGRMMVLMGRQYGGTYNTRVLGEDQIISSDPKVIKHVLIDDFDNFVKGQKFKDRAQNFLGDGIFNSDGDGWKFHRSLMRPFFHPMYISPLHFTVNIQAFFNSLPLYGKAFDMQACIGQLALELAIMWLCGEDMSADASNVERTDEWRKAKREIGWAMTEAQKVVGKRVKIGTVWPLFEITHDPLERPMKVIRAFFRPIISQALNRKRQRCKSDDQEDAYMIDRLVEATDDVKLVEDQLINVLLASRDTLASLLIFSVYAIALHPDIAARLKNEIFSVASRESEVTKDTIRQLRYSRAFINEVLRLFPPVPLNIRRTLRPSLLPTTSHLVYMPANTSIILATILMQRDPAVWGEDALVFNPDRWLAGGLGKQRENFASWNLGPRMCLGQPFALTITHTFLVYFFRHIAHVGTLVGQNTTIQLALDAQPPKSLLPKEWMTSEGSDGRTRGGRDRVWIVADVVLAIKGGLWVRFGAENTE; encoded by the exons ATGAAAGGGGGCCggttcctccttccagcgCTCTTCAAAACCCTCATTCTGCCTCCTCTTATCGCCGCCCTATTCACTCACCATTTTCCTTCGCTTTCTCTGTCCTTAACGGCACTTATCTACCTCATATCTTTGCCGGCCCTGTATGTCTTTCGATCTTACGTGTCTTTAgtcacttcttctcgaaGGGCAGCCGCTCTTGGAGCTGTAGATATTCCTCGGGTCAAAGGCGCATGGCCATTGAATATCGATGTTCTTTTAAACTGGGCCAAAAGCGGcactgaagaagaagttggcaGAATGATGGTGCTAATGGGAAGGCAATATGGTGGGACATATAATACCAGAGTCCTGGGTGAAGACCAG ATCATCTCTTCCGATCCAAAAGTAATAAAACATGTTCTAATTGATGATTTTGACAACTTTGTGAAAGGCCAGAAATTCAAAGACAGGGCACAAAACTTTCTCGGGGATGGTATTTTCAACTCGGACGGTGATGGCTGGAAATTT CATCGTTCGCTCATGCGTCCATTTTTCCACCCGATGTACATTTCACCACTCCATTTCACAGTCAATATACAAGCTTTCTTTAATAGCCTACCATTATACGGAAAAGCGTTTGACATGCAAGCCTGCATTGGGCAGCTAGCACTCGAATTGGCCATAATGTGGCTATGCGGGGAAGACATGTCTGCGGACGCCAGCAATGTCGAGCGGACGGATGAATGGAGGAAGGCCAAGAGGGAGATTGGTTGGGCCATGACGGAGGCTCAAAAGGTTGTAGGGAAAAGGGTCAAAATTGGGACAGTCTGG CCGCTCTTCGAAATCACACATGATCCACTGGAAAGACCAATGAAGGTTATTCGTGCCTTTTTCCgtcccatcatctctcaGGCCCTAAATCGGAAGAGGCAAAGGTGTAAATCGGATGACCAAGAAGATGCTTACATGATAGATCGACTAGTGGAGGCCACGGACG ATGTAAAACTGGTCGAGGATCAATTAATCAATGTCCTCCTGGCTTCGCGAGATACT CTTGCTTCATTGCTCATATTTTCTGTCTATGCGATTGCCCTCCATCCTGACATCGCAGCTAGGCTTAAAAATGAAATCTTTTCAGTCGCTTCTCGAGAAAGCGAGGTTACCAAGGACACTATCCGCCAGTTGAGGTATT CTCGGGCGTTTATTAACGAAGTTCTCCGTCTTTTCCCCCCTGTTCCTCTCAA CATTCGTCGCACTCTCCGTCCTTCATTGCTACCCACAACAAGTCATCTAGTCTACATGCCGGCGAACACATCTATCATACTGGCAACCATATTAATGCAACGCGATCCAGCGGTATGGGGCGAGGATGCATTGGTATTTAACCCCGACAGGTGGCTGGCAGGGGGGCTAGGAAAACAGAGAGAGAATTTCGCGAGCTGGAACCTTGGGCCTAGGATG TGTCTCGGTCAGCCATTCGCGTTGACTATAACGCACACTTTTTTGGTATATTTCTTCCGTCACATTGCTCACGTTGGTACTTTGGTCGGCCAAAATACCACTATTCAGCTGGCCCTTGATGCTCAGCCGCCAAAgagccttcttccaaaagAATGGATGACGTCCGAGGGTAGTGATGGGCGTACCAGGGGAGGACGAGATAGGGTATGGATCGTTGCCGATGTCGTCTTGGCCATAAAG GGTGGCCTCTGGGTTCGATTCGGCGCAGAGAACACGGAATGA
- a CDS encoding CDP-diacylglycerol-glycerol-3-phosphate 3-phosphatidyltransferase gives MHRPARGALRISAGPATRPALPLAFLHPRPYSVSATEPPPSLQPHQYTAFERLSTSLSLNQPCFGARGDEVELLTGPEVFYSRLLDMIKGAKRRILISSLYIGAEEGELVEAIQAALTNNPQLRVVFILDYHRATRLASSSNLPPSTAHLLLPLVERFSDRCEVWLFRSPKLKGLMEKIVPARYDEGWGTWHGKWYGADDEVIISGANLGRSYFTNRQDRYIHFRSNPSLLSYLSSLTRLFTQYSYLLHHSPPPHISPYNTVPLPSPRNQDDSKLSSYPVSIHPRASLIWPSPSINPRKFSLHALATLTAFQNSWRASNSARSRRVDVDTWFWPVLQAGVLGIKEEERAMADVWKAVKESHEGEQDGSRKVEVDLTSGYFGLYKKYKQLVVESPAAVRIIAASPKANGFYGSKGFSRLIPEGYTLLESRFHQDTVRAGRAWDMEKGTGVRLKEWERKGWTYHSKGLWVSPPNSKPFLTFVGSSNLSTRSLTLDTELSMVMMTSSPTLRRALDAELKHLDEYATQVGEETWKLEERQVSWLAWLLVALGVEGML, from the exons ATGCACAGGCCAGCCCGCGGCGCCCTCCGCATCTCCGCAGGCCCGGCCACTCGGCCGGCGCTTcccctcgccttcctccacccccgTCCATACTCAGTCTCTGCCACAGAGCCCCCACCCAGCCTGCAGCCGCATCAATATACAGCATTCGAACGTCTTTcaacctctctctctctaAATCAGCCATGTTTCGGTGCCAGAGGAGACGAAGTAGAACTCTTGACGGGGCCAGAAGTGTTTTACAGCCGGCTTTTGGACATGATCAAGGGggcaaagaggagaatATTGATCAGCAGTTTGTATATCGGAGCCGAGGAGGGAGAGCTT GTTGAGGCCATACAGGCCGCTCTGACGAACAATCCACAGCTGCGTGTAGTTTTTATTCTCGATTACCATCGTGCGACCCGCCtagcatcttcatccaatcTACCGCCTTCTACCGCCCATCTTCTATTACCCCTCGTGGAACGTTTCTCTGACCGGTGTGAAGTGTGGCTGTTCAGAAGTCCAAAGTTGAAAGGATtaatggagaagattgtaCCTGCAAGATATGACGAAGGATGGGGCACATGGCACGGTAAATGGTATGgtgcagatgatgaagtgaTTATAAGCGG AGCCAACCTCGGTCGCTCGTATTTTACAAATAGACAAGATAGATATATCCATTTCCGATCCAATCCCAGCTTGTTATCTTATCTCTCATCACTAACTCGACTATTCACTCAATACTCGTATCTTCTACACcattctccaccaccccACATCTCTCCCTACAATACTGTCCCGCTCCCTTCACCCCGGAATCAGGACGATTCAAAACTCTCGAGCTATCCAGTTTCAATCCACCCCCGTGCCTCTCTCATATGgccctctccttccatcaaTCCCCGCAAGTTCTCCCTTCACGCTCTTGCTACATTAACCGCCTTTCAAAACTCTTGGCGTGCCTCCAACTCCGCCAGATCACGTCGAGTAGATGTTGATACTTGGTTTTGGCCCGTTCTTCAAGCTGGAGTGTTGGGTATtaaagaggaggagcgggCGATGGCAGATGTCTGGAAGGCCGTGAAGGAAAGTCACGAAGGGGAGCAAGACGGATCCAGAAAGGTGGAAGTCGATTTGACAAGTGGATATTTTGGTCTGTACAAGAAGTATAAGCAATTGGTAGTGGAGTCACCAGCAGCGGTTAGGATCATTGCAGCGTCACCAAAG GCAAACGGATTTTACGGGTCCAAAGGGTTCTCTAGACTCATCCCAGAGGGCTATACTTTGTTGGAAAGCAGGTTTCACCAAGATACTGTCAGAGCTGGTAGAGCTTGGGACATGGAGAAGGGTACAGGCGTGAGGTTAAAAGagtgggagagaaaaggctGGACATATCATTCAAAAG GGCTGTGGGTTTCACCGCCCAATTCAAAGCCATTCCTCACATTTGTCGGCTCATCAAACCTTTCTACTCGATCACTCACACTCGACACTGAACTGTccatggtgatgatgacttCTTCCCCTACTTTACGGCGGGCTCTTGATGCCGAGCTGAAGCACTTGGACGAGTACGCGACGCAAGTAGGGGAGGAGACGTGGAAACTGGAGGAGCGGCAGGTCAGTTGGTTAGCTTGGCTTCTGGTAGCGCTTGGAGTAGAGGGGATGTTATAG
- a CDS encoding endoplasmic reticulum protein encodes MQTSTQSEPLEYVKGSHELSMTTNHLNVEEELSFYASYHSNKINQLIHFFCIPQILWSWLIVAAHVTLPDAKLFTLTRGLAFQPSLALAFITSYMTYYTLLDPIGGITYIPVGSLLYLTATYLATSPPTWLPLTSPGEPSAIPFALVVHGLAWIAQFIGHGVFEHRAPALLDNLVQALVLAPFFVHLEALFAFFNYKPDLHKKIKARAGLRIRDMNRQKRRKAE; translated from the exons ATGCAGACGTCCACACAATCGGAGCCTTTGGAATATGTGAAAGGCAGCCATGAACTATCGATGACAACCAATCATCTTaatgtcgaagaagag CTATCGTTCTATGCATCATATCATTCAAACAAAATAAATCAATTAATTCACTTCTTTTGTATTCCTCAAATATTATG GAGTTGGCTCATTGTTGCCGCCCATGTTACCCTCCCAGACGCCAAGCTATTTACCTTAACTCGGGGCCTTGCCTTCCAACCCAGTCTGGCGCTAGCTTTCATCACTTCTTACATGACGTATTACACATTGCTTGACCCTATTGGAGGA ATAACTTATATTCCAGTTGGGAGTTTACTTTACCTCACCGCTACATATCTTGCCACATCACCACCTACTTGGCTTCCCCTGACATCTCCTGGGGAGCCATCCGCTATACCATTTGCCCTTGTCGTGCACGGCCTAGCCTGGATCGCGCAGTTCATCGGGCATGGAGTCTTTGAACACAGGGCGCCTGCTTTATTGGATAATCTCGTACAGG CTCTCGTCTTGGCTCCTTTCTTTGTCCATCTCGAGGCCTTGTTTGCGTTTTTCAACT ACAAACCTGATCTACacaagaagatcaaggctAGAGCCGGGCTTAGGATCAGAGATATGAACAGGCAAAAGAGACGCAAAGCTGAGTGA
- a CDS encoding thymidylate kinase, which produces MSTSTRGAFIVFEGLDRCGKSTQVDHLVQRLERQGRRARLQKFPDRTTQIGKMIDAYLQSKTEIDDHAIHLLFSANRWECSAAIRRDLASGITVIADRYAFSGIAFSAAKGLCFDFCLQPDAGLPLPDATLYLTLPPETAARRSAYGEERYESVSIQQAVRQQFKLVANEIKKRHGAGKWIEINADGTITDVEERVWSQISDVVEHANGSIGDLWSS; this is translated from the exons ATGTCGACTTCTACCCGAGGCGCCTTCATTGTCTTCGAAGGACTAGATCGTTGTGGAAAGTCAACACAAGTAGACCATCTAGTCCAACGTCTGGAGCGCCAGGGCCGCAGAGCACGCCTGCAAAAGTTCCCCG ATAGAACAACGCAAATAGGGAAAATGATCGACGCCTATCTGCAATCCAAGACTGAAATAGATGACCATGccattcaccttcttttcagtGCCAACCGGTGGGAGTGCTC AGCAGCCATCAGGAGAGATCTAGCCAGTGGCATAACAGTCATCGCTGACCGTTACGCATTCTCGGGTATAGCTTTTTCAGCAGCCAAG GGTTTATGTTTTGATTTCTGCTTACAACCGGATGCGGGACTCCCTCTTCCGGACGCAACACTCTATCTCACCTTACCCCCAGAAACAGCGGCCAGACGTTCCGCATATGGTGAAGAGCGTTATGAGTCTGTTTCTATTCAGCAAGCCGTTCGACAACAGTTCAAACTTGTTGCCAATGAAATTAAAAAACGACATGGCGCTGGCAAATGGATTGAGATCAACGCTGATGGGACAATCACGGATGTTGAAGAACGGGTATGGTCGCAGATCAGTGATGTTGTTGAACATGCAAACGGAAGCATTGGGGATCTTTGGTCAAGCTAG